In a single window of the Methanolobus psychrophilus R15 genome:
- a CDS encoding L-isoaspartyl protein carboxyl methyltransferase (pcm-2), protein MELIRCDGSLGYEQEAPYDRICVTACAPALPQVLMEQLKAGGLIVIPEGEACQRLYLYRKWEEGKVVKEDWGGVFFVLLIGEHGFRFVTQP, encoded by the coding sequence GTGGAGCTTATCCGGTGTGATGGCTCCCTTGGATATGAACAGGAAGCACCTTATGACAGGATATGTGTAACAGCCTGCGCTCCTGCCCTGCCGCAAGTCCTTATGGAGCAGCTCAAAGCCGGCGGACTGATAGTAATACCTGAGGGAGAGGCTTGCCAGCGGCTGTACCTTTACAGAAAATGGGAGGAAGGCAAGGTTGTGAAGGAAGACTGGGGAGGAGTGTTCTTCGTGCTTCTAATTGGCGAGCACGGCTTCAGGTTCGTCACACAACCCTGA
- a CDS encoding IS1 transposase, translating to MEGYNSIFRHFLARLRRKTKCYTKSLEMLKYSVLLLMKYRNNELTILN from the coding sequence GTGGAAGGATATAACAGCATATTCAGGCACTTTCTGGCAAGATTACGAAGAAAAACAAAATGTTATACTAAGAGTCTTGAAATGCTAAAATACTCTGTTCTTCTTTTGATGAAGTATAGAAATAATGAACTAACTATACTTAATTAA
- a CDS encoding imidazole glycerol phosphate synthase subunit HisF: MLTKRIIPCLDVTLDEAGGTVVKGIEFVGLRKAGDPVELAKRYNEQGADELVFLDITASHEGRSTMINVIERTANEVFIPLTVGGGINSIEDVRQILRAGADKVSINTAAVKNPELIKEASEIFGAQCIVTAIDCKRNTNIEDNPGKTILELEDGTKAWYEVVIYGGRKPTGLDAVQWARHVEELGTGEILLTSMDRDGTYDGFDIPITRKLSEELEIPIIASGGVGNPEHMYKGFVDGKADAALAASIFHFGEYTVNDVKEHLRKKNIPVRL; this comes from the coding sequence ATGCTCACAAAAAGGATCATACCATGTCTTGATGTAACGCTTGACGAGGCCGGGGGAACGGTTGTCAAGGGAATAGAGTTTGTAGGCCTGCGCAAAGCAGGTGACCCCGTGGAGCTTGCAAAAAGGTATAACGAACAAGGCGCGGATGAGCTTGTATTTCTGGATATCACGGCTTCCCATGAAGGGCGCTCAACAATGATCAACGTCATCGAGAGAACTGCAAACGAAGTGTTCATTCCCCTGACTGTAGGAGGGGGAATCAACTCCATAGAGGACGTCAGGCAGATACTCCGTGCGGGTGCCGACAAGGTGTCAATCAACACGGCTGCTGTGAAGAATCCGGAGCTTATAAAAGAAGCCTCGGAGATCTTCGGGGCGCAGTGCATCGTCACGGCCATCGACTGTAAGAGAAATACAAACATCGAGGACAATCCCGGCAAGACCATACTGGAACTTGAGGACGGTACCAAAGCATGGTACGAGGTTGTTATCTATGGGGGACGCAAGCCTACCGGCCTTGATGCAGTGCAGTGGGCCAGGCATGTTGAAGAGCTGGGCACGGGAGAGATACTCCTCACCAGCATGGACCGGGACGGCACATATGACGGTTTCGACATACCCATCACCAGGAAACTCTCGGAAGAGCTGGAAATACCCATCATCGCATCCGGCGGCGTGGGAAATCCCGAGCACATGTATAAAGGATTCGTTGACGGGAAGGCAGATGCCGCACTGGCTGCAAGCATATTCCACTTCGGAGAATACACAGTCAACGACGTCAAGGAACATCTCAGAAAGAAGAACATACCCGTAAGGCTCTGA
- a CDS encoding IS1 transposase, whose product MTDNWKAYAEFLPDEVHTRSKAETYTVEGYNSIFRHFLARLRRKTKCYTKSLEMLKYSVLLLMKYRNNELTILN is encoded by the coding sequence ATGACCGATAACTGGAAAGCATATGCAGAGTTTCTTCCAGATGAGGTTCATACACGATCAAAAGCAGAAACCTATACAGTGGAAGGATATAACAGCATATTCAGGCACTTTCTGGCAAGATTACGAAGAAAAACAAAATGTTATACTAAGAGTCTTGAAATGCTAAAATACTCTGTTCTTCTTTTGATGAAGTATAGAAATAATGAACTAACTATACTTAATTAA
- a CDS encoding ribosomal RNA adenine dimethylase yields the protein MTRELPEWYYDEFIQTGTDYSDKEEIHRYDRKMQKIRNIKDEAETMRRLIDLQAGDRVLEIGCGTGEFSIELSRHCKEVIAVDISDGMLEFAREKAKSRHRKNIRFIKGGFLTFEPGDEPFDAVVTQLALHHLPDFWKLIALKRINSMLKVSSRFYLRDVIYSSEISDFDPFFSKLLQSIPEEVKDEMTHEYILHIKEEFSTFDWVIEELIEKAGFRIEEAFYDNGFIATYLCIKK from the coding sequence ATGACCAGAGAACTGCCTGAATGGTATTACGACGAATTCATCCAGACCGGCACTGATTACTCCGATAAGGAGGAAATTCACAGATATGACCGCAAGATGCAAAAGATCCGGAACATAAAAGATGAAGCTGAGACAATGCGCAGGCTCATTGATCTTCAGGCAGGGGACAGAGTATTGGAAATAGGCTGCGGAACCGGAGAATTTTCAATTGAGCTTTCAAGACATTGTAAAGAGGTTATTGCAGTAGATATTTCAGATGGAATGCTTGAATTTGCCAGGGAAAAAGCAAAGTCGCGACACAGGAAAAATATCAGATTCATCAAAGGGGGTTTCCTGACATTCGAACCTGGTGATGAGCCATTTGATGCAGTGGTGACCCAGCTGGCATTGCATCACCTTCCGGATTTCTGGAAACTTATTGCACTGAAACGTATCAATTCAATGCTTAAAGTGAGCAGCAGGTTCTATCTCAGAGATGTAATTTATTCATCAGAAATTAGTGATTTTGACCCTTTTTTCTCAAAACTGCTGCAAAGCATCCCTGAAGAAGTAAAAGATGAAATGACCCATGAATATATTCTACATATAAAGGAGGAATTCTCAACCTTTGACTGGGTGATTGAAGAGCTCATCGAAAAAGCAGGTTTCAGGATAGAAGAGGCTTTTTATGATAATGGGTTTATAGCAACCTACCTGTGCATAAAAAAGTAA
- a CDS encoding agmatinase yields the protein MFHKPEMMDALSDYGSARYVIFGVPFDGTSSYRSGSRWAPDAMRQASANFETYNAYFDVDYEDLQIHDAGNLEHYTTVEQTLEELALAVEPIVADGKIPIMLGGEHSLTLPCVKACAKQAGDDFGVVVLDAHFDLRPEYGGVKYNHACVSRHILDEITDNYVTIGVRSGPKEEWVFAKDNDIRYYTPDDVREKGIRKVLAEVTDYLGCSQIYLSLDMDALDPAYAPGLGTPEPFGLSDIEVREVIHRLAPMSVGFDIMEIAPEYDNGQSALLGTKLLREFIAAHAASER from the coding sequence ATGTTCCATAAACCTGAGATGATGGATGCCCTGTCAGACTATGGCTCTGCCAGGTATGTTATATTCGGTGTGCCTTTTGACGGGACATCATCGTACAGGTCAGGAAGCCGATGGGCGCCGGACGCCATGAGACAGGCATCTGCAAATTTTGAAACGTATAACGCTTACTTTGACGTGGATTACGAGGATCTGCAGATACATGATGCAGGCAACCTCGAACACTACACAACAGTAGAGCAGACGCTTGAAGAGCTTGCTCTTGCAGTCGAGCCCATCGTTGCAGACGGAAAGATCCCTATTATGCTTGGAGGAGAGCATTCGCTTACTCTTCCCTGCGTGAAAGCCTGTGCAAAACAGGCAGGTGATGACTTTGGCGTTGTGGTACTGGATGCCCACTTTGACCTCCGTCCGGAGTACGGCGGTGTCAAATACAATCATGCATGCGTATCAAGACACATCTTGGATGAGATCACCGATAACTACGTGACAATCGGGGTACGCAGCGGGCCAAAGGAAGAATGGGTGTTTGCAAAAGATAATGATATCAGGTACTATACTCCTGACGATGTACGCGAGAAAGGTATCAGGAAGGTACTTGCAGAGGTTACCGACTACCTGGGCTGCTCGCAGATATACCTCTCCCTGGATATGGATGCCCTCGACCCTGCATACGCGCCTGGCCTCGGTACACCTGAACCCTTTGGTCTTAGCGACATTGAGGTCCGTGAAGTGATACACAGGCTTGCACCTATGAGCGTGGGCTTTGATATCATGGAAATAGCGCCGGAATATGACAACGGGCAAAGCGCGCTGCTTGGCACGAAACTGCTGAGGGAATTCATCGCGGCACATGCTGCAAGTGAGAGATAG
- a CDS encoding transposase, which produces MQQKLRTYEIIPNENICFPIGTILAVEQLYDVLDFSTVFGKHKKNGFDINYLLKALVSYKLTDNFSISKAHDWINRDEVLEIFNLEEFSERTLYRILGTLGNNRETIISDIQDRLFGRYDFEHTNINMDWTSIVLHGDKSPLGKYGYSRDHRPDKKQITLGIAELADPINVPIGITVEQGNLHDQKHFRKTYQQVNKRLKQGSLVVFDKGAHSTENTAMIRADDMQYLTARKLNKSDDKIIANFGNYSLEIVDSEDGIYGLKIVKPSSVNYFYFSEKLKKEQLESRARKIMRQIQEAKEIQESIDKNKKLPKKFRINNVLVDVVYSLQTKLTDIDEEEAIKLLEEHLITGREGFFCLKQDLFMEKEWPA; this is translated from the coding sequence ATGCAACAAAAACTAAGAACATACGAGATTATTCCTAATGAGAATATATGCTTTCCTATCGGAACTATCCTGGCTGTAGAACAACTTTATGATGTACTTGACTTTTCCACTGTTTTTGGCAAACACAAAAAGAATGGATTTGACATCAACTACCTGCTGAAAGCTCTTGTAAGCTACAAGCTTACAGATAATTTCAGCATAAGTAAAGCTCATGATTGGATCAACCGTGATGAGGTACTTGAGATCTTCAATCTTGAAGAATTCAGTGAACGAACACTTTACAGGATTCTTGGAACCCTGGGAAATAATCGTGAAACGATTATTTCCGATATCCAGGACAGATTGTTTGGCAGATACGATTTCGAACATACTAACATCAACATGGACTGGACAAGTATTGTCCTGCACGGTGATAAATCGCCATTGGGTAAATATGGTTATAGTCGTGACCATAGGCCGGATAAGAAACAGATAACTTTAGGCATAGCAGAACTTGCTGATCCTATCAATGTGCCAATTGGCATCACAGTAGAACAAGGAAATCTACATGATCAAAAGCACTTCAGGAAAACGTATCAACAGGTTAACAAGAGGTTGAAGCAGGGATCACTTGTTGTTTTCGATAAAGGAGCTCATAGTACAGAGAACACTGCCATGATAAGGGCAGATGATATGCAGTATCTGACTGCAAGAAAGCTCAATAAGAGCGATGACAAGATAATTGCAAACTTCGGGAACTATTCTCTTGAGATCGTTGATTCAGAAGATGGTATCTATGGCCTGAAAATCGTTAAACCAAGTAGTGTCAACTACTTCTACTTCTCTGAAAAGCTCAAGAAGGAGCAACTTGAATCAAGAGCCAGGAAGATCATGAGGCAGATCCAGGAAGCAAAAGAGATACAAGAATCTATTGACAAAAACAAAAAGCTGCCTAAAAAGTTCAGGATTAACAATGTCCTTGTTGATGTCGTTTATTCTCTGCAGACAAAACTGACGGATATTGATGAAGAAGAAGCTATCAAACTTCTTGAGGAACATTTGATAACAGGCAGAGAAGGATTTTTCTGTCTGAAGCAGGACTTATTCATGGAGAAAGAATGGCCCGCTTAA
- a CDS encoding aldehyde ferredoxin oxidoreductase, producing the protein MNMFGWTGRTVIIDLESNSVTESRTTKKDAEQFIGGRGLGCRLMADLADPGIEPLSPGNPLIFSTGPLTGTSAPMSGHFNITTKSPLTGTISDSNAGGHLGAEMKFAGVDSLIVLGKAAEPAYIRIEDEDVEILPAGHLWGKSTAEIVSILEFQGKVACIGKAGERLVALANIVSGGYPSGRGGHGAVAGSKNLKAVVVKGSNLPEIAEPKAFGKAVEKVNRLLIANPPASKGLANYGTAVFADLLGHMGILPADNFRKKGSHEADKISGEFIMDNYRTEKEPCYACPVGCRRDFDNGSPVPDYDSLWTFGPNIGNTDLDTITLLNRMCVDYGMDPISCGSAVAAYMELHSVRLGKEELVALVRDIGEGRSELSAGSYLYMCSKGTRQNSMSVKGLDLPGYDPREMAGMALAYATSNRGGCHLSAFMAAPEIMGKPVALNRLKFDGKAALVQYFQNLAAVIDSLVICPYAAFAMGEVELASLLSTATGKSYTAEELLRAGERIYNLERMYNIKTGFSRKDDTLPERFFGEDGIDRELFGNTLTDYYHFRGWDETGVPSKEKLQELGIWEEKAGKDSGGR; encoded by the coding sequence ATGAACATGTTCGGATGGACCGGAAGGACAGTAATCATAGACCTTGAGAGTAACTCGGTCACTGAATCGAGGACAACGAAAAAGGATGCAGAACAGTTCATCGGAGGGCGTGGCCTGGGATGCCGGCTCATGGCGGACCTGGCTGACCCTGGGATAGAACCCCTGAGTCCGGGAAATCCACTTATCTTCAGCACCGGGCCGCTGACAGGAACCTCTGCGCCCATGTCAGGACACTTCAACATAACAACAAAGTCACCCCTGACAGGGACAATATCTGACTCCAACGCAGGAGGTCATCTCGGGGCGGAGATGAAGTTCGCAGGTGTGGATTCCCTGATAGTGCTGGGAAAAGCTGCAGAACCGGCCTATATCCGAATAGAGGATGAGGATGTTGAGATACTGCCAGCTGGCCACCTTTGGGGAAAAAGTACCGCTGAAATAGTATCCATTCTTGAGTTTCAGGGAAAGGTGGCATGTATAGGTAAAGCAGGAGAAAGGCTGGTCGCGCTTGCAAACATAGTGAGTGGTGGCTATCCCTCCGGGCGCGGCGGGCACGGGGCTGTGGCCGGGTCAAAGAACCTCAAGGCGGTTGTTGTGAAGGGAAGCAACCTTCCGGAGATAGCAGAGCCAAAAGCCTTTGGAAAAGCAGTGGAGAAGGTCAACAGGCTGCTGATCGCAAATCCACCGGCATCAAAGGGCCTTGCCAATTACGGAACAGCAGTCTTTGCTGACCTGTTAGGCCACATGGGGATACTGCCTGCGGACAATTTCAGGAAAAAGGGGTCCCATGAAGCGGACAAGATCTCGGGCGAGTTCATCATGGACAATTACCGAACCGAAAAAGAGCCATGTTATGCCTGCCCTGTCGGGTGCAGGAGGGATTTTGATAATGGCTCTCCCGTGCCGGACTATGATTCACTCTGGACATTTGGGCCGAATATAGGCAATACTGATCTGGATACTATCACTTTGCTCAACAGAATGTGTGTCGACTATGGCATGGATCCCATTTCATGTGGATCTGCCGTTGCGGCATACATGGAGCTGCACTCCGTCAGGCTTGGAAAAGAAGAACTTGTTGCACTGGTCAGGGATATTGGGGAAGGGAGAAGCGAACTTTCTGCAGGTTCATACTTATATATGTGCTCAAAAGGAACGCGGCAGAACAGTATGAGCGTCAAGGGGCTTGACCTCCCGGGATATGATCCCCGGGAAATGGCAGGGATGGCACTTGCCTATGCGACATCCAACAGGGGAGGATGTCATCTGAGTGCATTCATGGCGGCACCGGAGATAATGGGAAAACCGGTGGCTCTCAACAGGCTTAAGTTTGACGGCAAGGCAGCTCTTGTCCAGTATTTCCAGAACCTTGCGGCAGTGATCGACTCGCTTGTTATCTGCCCTTATGCAGCTTTTGCGATGGGAGAGGTGGAACTTGCTTCCCTCCTCAGCACTGCAACCGGAAAATCCTATACTGCCGAGGAACTGCTGCGTGCGGGAGAGCGCATATACAATCTGGAGAGAATGTACAATATCAAGACCGGATTTTCAAGAAAAGATGATACATTGCCTGAAAGATTCTTCGGGGAAGATGGCATTGACAGGGAGCTGTTCGGAAATACCCTGACCGATTATTATCATTTCAGAGGCTGGGATGAGACAGGAGTGCCTTCAAAGGAAAAATTACAGGAACTGGGCATTTGGGAAGAAAAAGCAGGGAAGGATTCCGGGGGAAGATAG
- a CDS encoding translation initiation factor IF-5A: MKVQVEVKELKEGKYVIVDDEPCVIKSISKSKPGKHGSAKARIDVIGLFDNQKRSFVGPVSDKAYVPIVERKTAQVLSVGGDIVQLMDMGDFSTFELTIPEEHKDRVKEGEEITYLTAMGKMRIDLR, from the coding sequence ATGAAAGTACAAGTTGAAGTTAAGGAACTCAAAGAAGGGAAATATGTCATAGTCGATGATGAACCCTGCGTTATCAAGAGCATATCCAAGTCGAAACCAGGAAAACACGGTTCAGCGAAAGCCAGGATCGATGTTATCGGACTCTTCGACAACCAGAAGAGATCATTTGTGGGACCTGTCTCTGACAAGGCATACGTTCCCATAGTAGAGAGGAAGACAGCACAGGTGCTTTCCGTTGGCGGGGACATCGTCCAGCTGATGGATATGGGAGACTTTTCAACTTTCGAGCTGACCATACCTGAGGAGCACAAGGACAGGGTAAAGGAAGGGGAAGAGATCACCTACCTCACAGCCATGGGCAAGATGAGGATCGACCTCAGATAA
- the oplAH gene encoding 5-oxoprolinase (ATP-hydrolyzing) has protein sequence MLTGKVSDKNSSWEFWIDRGGTFTDIVAKSPEGKLLTRKLLSENPEHYEDAAIQGIREILGLGPEDNLSGENISSVKMGTTVGTNALLERKGEPTALVTTEGFRDALRIAYQNRPDIFALEIKRQELLYNNVVEVKGRYTARGEELAPLDIRKSREELEKLYASGIRSLAIVLMHAYRYPDHELQLRQVAEEIGFPHISLSHEVSPLMKFVSSGETTVVDAYLSPVLRRYIDRMAATLEDAGNKTHLMFMQSGGGLTDAWHFRGRDCILSGPAGGIVGAVRTSEMAGFRNIITFDMGGTSTDVAHYSGEYERSFETEVAGVHLRSPMLHIHTVAAGGGSILHFDSGRFRVGPDSAGSDPGPACYRKGGPLTVTDCNLMLGRIQPEHFPRVFGPGANLPLDKGIVIRKFRELAAEVAAFTGEDYPAEKVAEGFLKIAVENMANAIKKISIQRGYDIKDYTLCCFGGAGAQHACRVADSLGLRNVFIHPLAGVLSAYGMGLADQRILKEHAVEQVLNEELLLSLSTEFSRMEAEGKEEMLRQGAIEEKITVQHKVHVKYTGTNTPLIVDSADWDSIRTAFGQEHKKRFGFLMEDKDMVVEAISVEIISRGEKMQENEMSFFENDQDESASPILMYTYDQSHETPVIRRENLKPETEIFGPAIIAEENTTVVIEPGWKARLTPTNCLVLTKVQQFPGMQDIGTKADPVMLEIFNNRFMSIAEQMGYTLQNTAYSVNIKERLDFSCAVFDGKGNLVANAPHIPVHLGSMGESVKSVMEQFKDMQTGDVFMVNSPYRGGTHLPDITVITPVFIGSRIAFYVASRGHHADIGGISPASMPPCSRHIEEEGAMTGGTRIIEKGRFMEEDVKQWLLRGRYPARSPHQNIADLHAQVAANEKGVAELRKLVEHFSLETVEAYMVHVQDNAEEAVRRVITSLTDGESVQVFDDGSEIKVKVSIDRERRMAHVDFTGTSPQHPGNLNAPVAVCRAAVLYVFRTLVQEDIPLNEGCLRPLEITIPEGCMLNPSYPAAVVAGNVETSQAIVDALFLALGVMAGSQGTMNNFTFGNAEFQYYETICGGSGAGNGFDGTDAVHTHMTNSRITDPEVLEWRFPVLMEEFSIRPGSGGRGEYAGGCGATRKIRFLEPMKAAILSGHRRVPPSGLNGGEDGKVGRNYIVKKDGVLLELGEKAECTVNAGDVFVIETPGGGGSGKIRNDPERKP, from the coding sequence ATGCTAACAGGCAAGGTTTCAGACAAAAACAGTTCATGGGAATTCTGGATTGATCGTGGCGGAACTTTTACTGACATTGTTGCAAAGTCGCCGGAAGGAAAACTACTTACCCGGAAACTGCTCTCCGAAAATCCGGAACACTATGAGGATGCAGCCATACAGGGAATTCGCGAGATACTGGGGCTTGGGCCTGAGGATAACTTATCAGGAGAGAATATCTCGTCCGTAAAAATGGGCACGACCGTGGGGACCAATGCCCTTCTGGAACGTAAAGGTGAACCCACGGCCCTTGTCACGACAGAGGGATTCAGGGACGCATTGCGTATAGCCTACCAGAACCGCCCTGATATCTTTGCACTGGAGATCAAGCGACAGGAATTGCTCTACAACAACGTCGTGGAAGTTAAGGGACGCTACACTGCCCGGGGAGAGGAACTGGCGCCCCTTGATATCCGTAAATCGCGGGAAGAGCTTGAAAAGTTATATGCCAGTGGTATCAGGTCTCTTGCCATCGTACTGATGCATGCCTACCGTTACCCTGACCACGAATTACAGCTCAGGCAGGTCGCAGAGGAAATAGGGTTCCCTCATATATCGCTTTCCCATGAGGTCAGTCCCCTGATGAAATTCGTGAGCAGCGGGGAAACAACAGTTGTAGACGCCTACCTGTCCCCTGTTTTGAGAAGATATATTGACAGGATGGCCGCAACGCTGGAAGATGCAGGCAACAAGACGCACCTGATGTTCATGCAGTCCGGGGGCGGCCTTACGGATGCCTGGCATTTCAGGGGCAGGGACTGTATCCTTTCCGGCCCTGCAGGCGGTATTGTCGGGGCTGTCCGTACATCGGAAATGGCAGGCTTCAGGAATATCATCACTTTCGATATGGGAGGGACATCCACGGATGTTGCACACTACAGCGGCGAATACGAAAGGAGCTTTGAAACAGAAGTTGCAGGAGTGCACCTGCGCTCCCCCATGCTCCATATCCATACTGTTGCAGCAGGAGGCGGGTCCATACTACACTTCGATTCCGGCAGGTTCCGCGTGGGTCCTGACTCTGCAGGTTCGGATCCCGGACCCGCATGTTACCGAAAAGGTGGGCCGCTGACTGTCACAGACTGCAACCTCATGCTTGGCAGGATACAGCCGGAGCACTTCCCCCGCGTTTTCGGCCCGGGAGCCAACCTGCCACTTGACAAAGGAATTGTCATCCGGAAGTTCAGGGAACTTGCCGCTGAGGTAGCTGCCTTCACAGGCGAGGATTATCCTGCAGAAAAAGTCGCAGAGGGCTTCCTGAAAATTGCTGTTGAGAACATGGCGAATGCCATCAAGAAAATCTCGATCCAGCGTGGTTACGACATCAAGGATTACACCCTGTGCTGCTTTGGGGGAGCGGGAGCCCAGCATGCGTGCAGGGTGGCCGATTCACTGGGACTGAGAAATGTCTTCATCCATCCCCTTGCAGGAGTGCTCTCTGCATACGGCATGGGACTTGCAGACCAGAGAATTCTCAAAGAGCATGCTGTCGAGCAGGTATTGAATGAAGAACTGCTCTTGAGCTTGAGTACTGAGTTTTCGAGGATGGAGGCAGAAGGGAAGGAAGAGATGCTAAGACAAGGAGCAATAGAGGAGAAAATTACAGTACAGCACAAAGTGCATGTGAAGTACACAGGAACAAATACACCCCTGATAGTCGATTCTGCGGATTGGGATAGCATTCGGACCGCGTTTGGCCAGGAACACAAAAAACGTTTTGGATTCCTTATGGAAGACAAGGATATGGTTGTGGAAGCAATCTCGGTCGAGATCATAAGTCGCGGGGAAAAGATGCAGGAAAATGAGATGTCTTTCTTTGAGAATGACCAGGATGAGTCAGCATCCCCTATTCTTATGTATACATATGATCAGTCCCATGAAACCCCTGTCATAAGACGCGAGAATCTTAAACCGGAAACAGAGATCTTTGGCCCTGCCATCATAGCGGAAGAGAACACAACAGTTGTCATCGAGCCCGGCTGGAAGGCAAGACTTACACCCACTAACTGCCTGGTACTTACAAAAGTTCAGCAGTTCCCCGGGATGCAGGACATCGGCACCAAAGCAGACCCTGTGATGCTTGAGATATTCAATAATCGTTTCATGTCCATTGCAGAGCAGATGGGCTACACCCTTCAGAATACCGCCTACTCGGTCAACATCAAGGAAAGGCTGGACTTCTCTTGTGCAGTATTTGACGGGAAGGGGAACCTTGTGGCCAATGCGCCCCATATCCCCGTGCACCTGGGCTCCATGGGAGAGAGCGTCAAATCGGTGATGGAACAATTTAAGGATATGCAGACGGGCGATGTATTCATGGTCAACTCCCCCTACAGGGGTGGAACGCATCTGCCGGACATTACGGTTATAACCCCGGTCTTTATCGGGAGCAGGATAGCATTTTATGTAGCTTCAAGAGGGCATCATGCTGATATTGGAGGGATAAGTCCTGCTTCCATGCCACCCTGCAGCAGGCATATCGAGGAGGAGGGTGCCATGACCGGCGGAACCCGGATCATTGAAAAAGGGCGATTTATGGAGGAGGATGTGAAGCAATGGCTGCTGCGCGGGCGGTATCCTGCGCGCAGCCCCCATCAGAACATTGCAGACCTGCATGCACAGGTGGCTGCTAACGAGAAGGGCGTGGCGGAGCTGAGAAAGCTGGTGGAACACTTTTCCCTTGAAACTGTGGAAGCATACATGGTCCATGTACAGGACAATGCCGAGGAAGCCGTGAGGAGAGTTATCACATCCCTCACAGATGGGGAATCGGTGCAGGTCTTTGACGACGGCAGTGAGATCAAGGTGAAGGTGAGCATCGACCGGGAAAGGAGGATGGCACACGTTGACTTTACCGGAACCTCGCCCCAGCATCCGGGAAACCTCAATGCACCTGTAGCTGTGTGCAGGGCTGCTGTGCTCTATGTGTTCAGGACACTTGTGCAGGAAGACATACCTCTGAACGAAGGTTGTCTCAGACCGCTGGAAATTACGATACCTGAAGGTTGTATGCTCAATCCATCATATCCTGCGGCAGTGGTTGCCGGGAATGTGGAAACTTCCCAGGCGATAGTCGATGCGCTCTTCCTGGCATTGGGTGTGATGGCAGGCTCCCAAGGCACTATGAACAATTTTACCTTCGGGAATGCAGAGTTCCAGTACTACGAGACCATCTGCGGCGGTTCGGGTGCAGGAAATGGTTTTGACGGGACCGATGCAGTGCATACCCATATGACAAACTCCAGGATCACCGACCCAGAGGTACTGGAGTGGCGCTTTCCGGTGCTCATGGAGGAATTCTCTATAAGGCCGGGAAGCGGCGGGAGAGGTGAATACGCCGGAGGATGCGGCGCCACCAGAAAAATACGGTTTTTGGAGCCTATGAAAGCCGCCATACTTTCAGGCCACAGGAGGGTACCACCTTCCGGTCTTAATGGTGGAGAGGATGGAAAAGTCGGGCGTAACTATATCGTTAAAAAGGATGGAGTACTTCTTGAACTTGGGGAAAAGGCGGAATGTACGGTAAATGCAGGAGATGTATTTGTTATTGAGACTCCGGGAGGGGGAGGATCTGGAAAGATCAGAAATGATCCGGAAAGAAAACCATAA